In Burkholderia sp. NRF60-BP8, a single window of DNA contains:
- the tcdA gene encoding tRNA cyclic N6-threonylcarbamoyladenosine(37) synthase TcdA has protein sequence MSSADAVPPSSSDLTPTPEIRLDVDRARRFGGVARLYGAPAAAAFERAHVAVIGIGGVGSWAAEALARNAVGTLTLIDLDNVAESNTNRQVHALDGNYGKPKVDAMAERIALIDPACRVNRIEDFVEPDNFDALLGGGFDYVIDAIDSVRTKVALIAWCVAKRQPLIVVGGAGGQLDPTRIRIDDLALTIQDPLLSKVRAQLRKQHGFPRGPKARFKVSAVYSDEPLIYPEAAACDIEDGAEPSAAAHVAGLNCAGFGSSVCVTASFGFAAAAHALRAIAAQAAG, from the coding sequence ATGTCCTCCGCCGATGCTGTCCCGCCCAGTTCTTCCGATCTTACCCCGACCCCGGAAATCCGGCTTGACGTGGATCGCGCGCGGCGTTTCGGCGGCGTCGCGCGCCTGTACGGCGCGCCGGCCGCCGCTGCGTTCGAGCGGGCGCACGTCGCGGTGATCGGGATCGGCGGCGTCGGGTCGTGGGCGGCCGAGGCGCTCGCGCGCAACGCGGTCGGCACGCTGACGCTGATCGATCTCGACAACGTCGCGGAAAGCAACACGAACCGGCAGGTCCATGCGCTCGACGGCAATTACGGCAAGCCGAAGGTCGACGCGATGGCCGAGCGGATCGCGCTGATCGACCCCGCGTGCCGCGTGAACCGCATCGAGGATTTCGTCGAGCCCGACAACTTCGACGCGCTGCTCGGCGGCGGTTTCGACTACGTGATCGACGCGATCGACAGCGTGCGCACGAAGGTCGCGCTGATCGCATGGTGCGTCGCGAAGCGGCAGCCGTTGATCGTCGTCGGCGGCGCGGGCGGCCAGCTCGATCCGACGCGCATCCGCATCGACGATCTCGCGCTGACGATCCAGGATCCGCTGTTGTCGAAGGTGCGCGCGCAGTTGCGCAAGCAGCACGGTTTTCCGCGCGGGCCAAAGGCGCGTTTCAAGGTCAGCGCCGTGTATTCGGACGAGCCGCTGATCTATCCGGAAGCGGCGGCCTGCGACATCGAGGACGGCGCGGAGCCGTCCGCGGCCGCGCACGTCGCGGGGCTCAACTGCGCGGGCTTCGGTTCGAGCGTGTGCGTGACCGCGAGCTTCGGGTTCGCGGCCGCCGCGCATGCGCTGCGGGCGATCGCGGCACAGGCGGCCGGCTGA
- the pdxH gene encoding pyridoxamine 5'-phosphate oxidase gives MTTLADLRINYSRASLDEADAAPDPFAQFDRWFKEALAAKLPEPNTMTLATVGADGRPSARIVLIKGVDERGFVFFTNYESRKGHDLAVHPQAALLFYWIELERQVRIEGRIEKTSAEESDRYFASRPLGSRIGAWASEQSTVIDSRATLEARERAVSERYGDDPPRPPHWGGYRLVPDSIEFWQGRPSRLHDRLLYTRDAAAASGWTISRLSP, from the coding sequence ATGACGACTCTCGCCGATCTCCGCATCAACTATTCGCGTGCTTCGCTCGACGAGGCCGATGCCGCCCCCGACCCCTTCGCCCAGTTCGATCGCTGGTTCAAGGAGGCGCTCGCCGCCAAGCTGCCCGAGCCGAACACGATGACGCTCGCGACCGTCGGCGCCGACGGCCGGCCGTCGGCCCGGATCGTGCTCATCAAGGGCGTCGACGAACGCGGGTTCGTCTTCTTCACCAATTACGAAAGCCGCAAGGGCCACGATCTCGCCGTGCATCCGCAAGCCGCGCTGCTGTTCTACTGGATCGAGCTCGAACGCCAGGTGCGCATCGAAGGCCGGATCGAGAAAACCAGCGCGGAAGAAAGCGACCGCTATTTCGCGTCGCGCCCGCTCGGCTCGCGCATCGGCGCATGGGCGTCGGAGCAGAGCACCGTGATCGACAGCCGCGCGACGCTCGAAGCGCGCGAACGGGCCGTCAGCGAGCGCTACGGCGACGACCCGCCGCGCCCGCCGCACTGGGGCGGCTACCGCCTCGTGCCCGACTCGATCGAGTTCTGGCAGGGGCGCCCGTCGCGGCTGCACGACCGCCTGCTCTATACGCGCGACGCCGCGGCGGCGTCGGGCTGGACGATCTCGCGCCTGTCGCCGTAA
- a CDS encoding SAM-dependent methyltransferase: MFWEKKLAQWADEVRAKANIPARLVLWNGEQLDFGTFSAPQVTLKVNSASALPLLLEPSLDNLGEAYVKGKIDIEGKLSDIINIGYSLARSTVTSASKLARVKRYFNHTKSTDKKAIQYHYDVSNEFYQLWLDENMVYSCAYFENGDEDLATAQIKKIDHILTKIRLEPGQRLLDIGCGWGALVLRAAQKFGATCLGVTLSQNQFDLATARVKAAGLEDRIEIRLQDYREIEGQFDRITSVGMFEHVGRKNLPLYFSRIRELLTDDGIAMNHGITSTDAESGETALGGGEFIDRYVFPDGELPHISLALEAAQRGGLEAVDVESLRRHYARTLDIWTENFEAKAEEARKLVDDEKFRIWRVYLAGCAYAFEHDDVSIFQIVCRKAGRSAKTLPWSRRYMYEHALPR, from the coding sequence ATGTTCTGGGAAAAGAAGCTGGCACAGTGGGCGGACGAAGTACGGGCGAAGGCGAACATACCGGCGCGCCTCGTGCTGTGGAACGGCGAACAACTCGATTTCGGCACCTTCAGCGCGCCGCAGGTCACGCTGAAGGTAAACAGCGCATCGGCGTTGCCGCTGCTGCTCGAACCGAGTCTCGACAATCTCGGCGAGGCGTACGTGAAGGGCAAGATCGACATCGAAGGCAAGCTGTCGGACATCATCAACATCGGCTACTCGCTCGCGCGCAGCACCGTGACGAGCGCGAGCAAGCTCGCCCGCGTGAAGCGCTACTTCAATCACACGAAGAGCACCGACAAGAAGGCGATCCAGTATCACTACGACGTCTCGAACGAGTTCTACCAGCTGTGGCTCGACGAGAACATGGTGTACTCGTGCGCGTACTTCGAGAACGGCGACGAGGATCTCGCCACCGCGCAGATCAAGAAGATCGACCACATCCTGACGAAGATCCGGCTCGAGCCCGGGCAGCGTCTGCTCGACATCGGCTGCGGCTGGGGCGCGCTCGTGCTGCGCGCCGCGCAGAAGTTCGGCGCGACGTGTCTCGGCGTGACGCTGTCGCAGAACCAGTTCGACCTCGCGACCGCGCGCGTGAAGGCCGCGGGACTCGAAGACCGGATCGAGATTCGTCTGCAGGATTACCGCGAGATCGAAGGCCAGTTCGACCGCATCACGAGCGTCGGGATGTTCGAGCACGTGGGCCGCAAGAACCTGCCGCTCTATTTCTCGCGCATCCGCGAGCTGCTGACCGACGACGGCATCGCGATGAACCACGGGATCACGTCGACCGACGCGGAAAGCGGCGAAACGGCGCTCGGCGGCGGCGAATTCATCGATCGCTACGTGTTCCCGGACGGCGAGCTGCCGCACATCAGCCTGGCGCTCGAAGCGGCGCAGCGCGGCGGGCTCGAGGCGGTTGACGTCGAAAGCCTGCGCCGGCACTATGCGCGCACGCTCGATATCTGGACGGAAAACTTCGAAGCGAAAGCCGAAGAAGCGAGAAAGCTCGTCGACGACGAGAAATTCCGGATCTGGCGCGTGTATCTTGCCGGCTGCGCGTATGCGTTCGAGCACGACGACGTGTCGATCTTCCAGATCGTGTGCCGCAAGGCCGGACGCAGCGCGAAAACGCTGCCGTGGTCGCGGCGCTACATGTACGAACACGCGCTGCCGCGCTAG
- a CDS encoding DUF72 domain-containing protein — protein MGDGRTRRKAPPQRQQHDDANESHADGQFDLFGVPTHAPRASPADGARPAGPNEHVTPGAPKDAPRAPPARTTSRPATDDTPAPSSGLLWDEPSPPAAAPKKGRRQRGVPPAPVSADVADVAAGLPPNVRLGTSSWYFPGWNGIVYDGDFAQTKLSREGLEAYGAHPLLRSVSLDRSFYGPLSVADYLRYAQQVPDDFRFVVKAPAAVTDAVIRGRRGEPSGPNPTFLDAPLATREFVQPCLDGLGRKAGVLVFQFSPLPDQLLAEPAALIDRLTAFFAALPPLPPDADGTRYAIEIRDASLLTPRFIRALAALGVRYCVGLHARMPDPLRQAAALALLDGDAPGPLIVRWSLHGGFKYEQAKAKYEPFDKLVDEDPATRSALAELAARYALAGQPVIITINNKAEGSAPLSCIALAREIAAACAQWRNEAA, from the coding sequence ATGGGTGACGGCAGGACGCGGCGCAAGGCGCCGCCGCAACGACAGCAGCACGACGACGCCAACGAGTCGCACGCCGACGGACAATTCGACCTGTTCGGCGTGCCGACGCACGCCCCACGCGCATCGCCCGCGGACGGCGCTCGCCCCGCCGGCCCCAATGAGCACGTGACGCCGGGCGCACCAAAGGACGCGCCACGGGCGCCGCCCGCCCGCACGACTTCCCGCCCCGCGACCGACGACACGCCTGCCCCGTCGTCCGGCCTGCTGTGGGACGAACCGTCCCCGCCGGCCGCCGCGCCGAAAAAAGGCCGCCGCCAGCGCGGCGTGCCGCCCGCGCCGGTCTCGGCGGACGTGGCCGACGTCGCGGCCGGCTTGCCGCCGAACGTGCGGCTCGGCACGTCGTCGTGGTATTTCCCCGGCTGGAACGGCATCGTCTACGACGGCGATTTCGCGCAGACGAAGCTGTCGCGCGAAGGGCTCGAAGCGTATGGCGCCCATCCGCTGCTCAGGAGCGTGAGCCTCGACCGGTCGTTCTACGGGCCGCTGTCGGTGGCCGACTATCTGCGCTACGCGCAACAGGTGCCCGACGATTTCCGCTTCGTCGTGAAAGCGCCGGCCGCGGTGACCGACGCGGTGATCCGCGGCCGGCGCGGCGAGCCGTCCGGGCCGAACCCGACCTTCCTCGATGCGCCGCTCGCGACCCGCGAATTCGTCCAGCCCTGTCTCGACGGGCTCGGCCGCAAAGCCGGCGTGCTCGTGTTCCAGTTCTCGCCGCTGCCCGATCAACTGCTCGCGGAGCCGGCCGCACTGATCGACCGGCTCACCGCGTTCTTCGCGGCGCTGCCGCCGCTGCCGCCGGACGCCGACGGCACGCGCTACGCGATCGAGATCCGCGACGCGAGCCTGCTCACGCCGCGCTTCATCCGTGCGCTGGCCGCGCTCGGCGTGCGCTACTGCGTCGGCCTGCACGCGCGGATGCCCGACCCGCTGCGCCAGGCCGCCGCGCTCGCGCTGCTCGACGGCGACGCGCCGGGCCCGCTGATCGTGCGCTGGAGCCTGCACGGCGGCTTCAAGTACGAACAGGCGAAAGCGAAATACGAGCCGTTCGACAAGCTCGTCGACGAAGATCCGGCCACGCGCTCGGCACTCGCCGAACTGGCTGCGCGCTATGCGCTGGCCGGGCAGCCGGTGATCATCACGATCAACAACAAGGCGGAAGGCTCCGCGCCGCTGTCGTGCATCGCGCTCGCACGCGAAATCGCCGCCGCGTGCGCGCAGTGGCGCAACGAGGCGGCGTGA
- the msrA gene encoding peptide-methionine (S)-S-oxide reductase MsrA, protein MGNEMLETATLGGGCFWCTEAVFLDVDGVTAVQSGYAGGHTRNPGYRDICEGDTGHAEVVNVTFDPARIGYREILEIFFATHDPTQLNRQGNDVGTQYRSVVFTHSDAQRDTALDVIRELEREQVFGQPIVTQVVPLDGNYWPAEDYHQNYYARNPGQGYCSVVIGPKLAKFRQKFSHRLKSLRGA, encoded by the coding sequence ATGGGGAACGAGATGCTTGAAACCGCGACGCTCGGAGGCGGGTGTTTCTGGTGCACGGAGGCCGTGTTTCTCGACGTCGACGGCGTGACGGCCGTCCAGTCGGGTTACGCGGGCGGCCATACGCGCAATCCCGGCTATCGCGACATCTGCGAGGGCGACACGGGGCACGCGGAAGTCGTCAACGTGACGTTCGATCCGGCGCGCATCGGCTATCGCGAGATCCTCGAGATCTTCTTCGCGACGCACGATCCGACCCAGTTGAACCGGCAGGGCAACGACGTCGGCACGCAGTACCGGTCGGTCGTGTTCACGCATTCGGATGCGCAGCGCGACACGGCGCTCGACGTGATCCGCGAACTCGAGCGCGAACAGGTGTTCGGTCAGCCGATCGTCACGCAGGTCGTGCCGCTCGACGGCAACTACTGGCCGGCGGAGGACTATCACCAGAACTATTACGCGCGCAACCCGGGGCAGGGTTATTGCTCGGTCGTGATCGGGCCGAAGCTCGCGAAGTTCCGGCAGAAGTTCTCGCACCGGCTGAAGTCGCTGCGCGGCGCGTAA